One part of the Bdellovibrio bacteriovorus genome encodes these proteins:
- a CDS encoding type II toxin-antitoxin system mRNA interferase toxin, RelE/StbE family, with protein MESRTQVRISRFAEKQLKRIPSHIKEALRYWAESIELIGLSQTRKLPGYHDEPLKGDRKGQRSIRLNRSYRAIYVETVKEIEIIVIEVNKHEF; from the coding sequence ATGGAAAGTCGAACACAGGTTCGAATATCCAGATTCGCAGAGAAACAGTTAAAAAGAATCCCTTCACACATTAAAGAGGCCCTACGTTATTGGGCAGAATCCATCGAGCTGATCGGTTTGAGTCAGACAAGAAAGCTCCCTGGCTACCATGACGAGCCTCTAAAGGGAGACCGCAAGGGACAACGATCCATACGACTAAATCGTTCTTATAGAGCAATCTACGTCGAAACAGTCAAAGAGATTGAAATCATCGTCATTGAGGTGAACAAGCATGAGTTCTAA
- a CDS encoding helix-turn-helix transcriptional regulator yields MSSKSLTKILEKELGPMSFGGFLRAARTAKSLSQKEMAELLDISKSTLCDIEKGRQNVSIDLAAKIARRCGLSEVLAVERAIHDYLRKAGLKMTVQIRKSS; encoded by the coding sequence ATGAGTTCTAAGAGCCTGACAAAGATTTTAGAGAAAGAACTGGGCCCGATGTCCTTTGGTGGCTTCCTGCGCGCGGCAAGGACCGCCAAGTCCCTTTCCCAAAAAGAAATGGCGGAGCTGTTAGATATCTCCAAAAGCACTCTCTGCGACATCGAAAAGGGCCGGCAAAATGTAAGCATTGATCTTGCCGCAAAGATTGCAAGGAGATGCGGCTTGTCCGAAGTATTGGCTGTCGAACGTGCCATTCACGATTATTTGCGAAAAGCCGGACTAAAAATGACTGTCCAGATTCGGAAGTCCTCTTAA
- a CDS encoding DEAD/DEAH box helicase codes for MPVAENAFRILKKMSLDGHNIQKKEDGGLEIQFVYAEESSLRKSYVQVEEDGEGGDLTFHCAQCAESRKDKEDICVHEWASLILIWWALSVDRGFLRNHSFQVSNFCEDFWDLTETQKARRGEGDGKGLPDNLKLESISLVSETLSLDDDRALEEYLPDWNKVYELTRVPEGDDASTGAVWGLPQAFRGSLQKETVYWADVRHQDQLAGLLRYNFSDGVQISSRDILRHAYRSVVPRDLLPGPARKETFEVYWPLLPSDPHRFFSRDLLDIESVMQELLSRITRRVNKGDLKFYLQDQKDLGKAFQVSNISVEAEYAFEWKVEFSGSEEVKTSALLTAQKDRQKYIFFDNFAVDFSSGAVVAFAWKKESEALDQFYSRQLKVDRPRTFSHLHVEGKGETAAFMKFLRGRSLPVRVQGGSHDMGAIASVLNLHHQDDAGFVPEKVFTLNEKESVSKRGFSTPVVLIMRTLQEGLGFLLQTEVKTLASSSFKKREWDLKILKHLGVLQYLTLEALTYHFEGQLTDGTTCDPANIFPALHTRVHSLLVTGDGTSLTKTQPLDELCSKGVLGIFADYVAKVLKSVGEREAIYSSKGEYLFSGSVEREFRVLYEILKYMALSTQGSAFKRARTGLLTKTWDGKIEEDPMLEQGHFFMPSWGKEDVTPTQSLGLLQPLVDHGIRLYVRGQLLQELGQNEFVVDFQIVSKLDEGMLNWFELNPRFFLQGKEIDATQLKSMGSGGVVEYDGKFFLVPRKEIPSLRRLEGFWQKLQAGKKDSSKKAWTDKYYQLPKHQALELLALRASGYAFRGDDEWKRICAFYDGLGSRTDLVKLPGSVKAELKTYQHEGVQWLLDLFTLRMGALLADDMGLGKTLQALSFLDLLRTREQLGQVLVVVPSSLVYNWESEVAKFTPELPFEIFTSKDHDRIGKRLEAKEPLVVVTTYGLLMENDEFLSQYNWNVLIFDEAQNLKNITAKRTSSARMLNARFKMCLTGTPMENHFGEFYSLLDLVVPGCLGKYDDFRRHFVNTEVVLLEDVEDLKLKTKPLIMRRTKKEILDQLPEKQETKVSIAFEDKQKQIYRDIAIAYNQRIQDTIREAGEAQSQLQMLTALLRLRQACSDPGALPEVKYEKTPPKLEALMDSLQEIIESGESALVFTQFLQTLERTEKLLKAVGIPVFVLHGAIPTKQRQKILKDFNETKGGAVLVMTLKTGGVGLNLTKASYVFHLEPWWNPSVENQATDRAHRLGQRKAVQVFRYIMHESLEEKMELLKERKNRKFQSLFSEAEASTDLTGAGGALTKEDFDFLLGLK; via the coding sequence ATGCCTGTTGCTGAAAATGCATTTCGCATTCTTAAAAAAATGTCCCTGGATGGTCACAACATCCAAAAGAAGGAAGACGGCGGACTGGAAATTCAGTTCGTTTATGCGGAAGAATCCTCTTTGCGCAAATCCTATGTGCAGGTCGAAGAAGACGGCGAGGGCGGGGATCTGACATTCCACTGTGCCCAGTGTGCTGAAAGCCGCAAGGACAAAGAAGACATCTGTGTTCATGAGTGGGCGTCGTTGATTCTGATTTGGTGGGCCCTGTCGGTGGATCGCGGATTCCTGCGCAATCACAGTTTTCAAGTCAGTAACTTCTGTGAGGATTTCTGGGATCTGACGGAAACCCAAAAAGCCCGTCGCGGTGAAGGGGATGGCAAAGGCCTGCCTGACAACTTAAAACTTGAATCCATCAGTCTGGTTTCTGAAACCCTGTCTTTGGACGACGATCGTGCCTTGGAAGAATATCTGCCAGATTGGAATAAGGTCTATGAGCTGACCCGCGTTCCTGAAGGGGATGATGCCAGCACGGGGGCGGTATGGGGTCTTCCCCAGGCCTTCCGCGGCTCTTTGCAAAAAGAAACCGTTTATTGGGCGGATGTGCGCCATCAGGATCAGTTGGCCGGGCTCTTAAGATATAATTTCAGTGACGGTGTGCAGATCAGCAGCCGAGATATTCTTCGTCATGCTTATCGTTCTGTTGTGCCCCGCGATCTATTGCCAGGCCCGGCGCGCAAAGAGACCTTTGAGGTTTACTGGCCGCTGTTGCCAAGCGATCCACATCGCTTCTTTAGCCGGGATCTTTTGGATATTGAATCCGTCATGCAGGAGCTTCTTTCTCGTATCACGCGTCGGGTGAACAAAGGGGACCTGAAGTTTTATTTGCAGGATCAAAAGGATCTTGGCAAGGCCTTCCAGGTTTCCAATATCAGCGTTGAAGCCGAATACGCCTTTGAATGGAAGGTTGAATTCAGCGGTTCTGAGGAAGTAAAGACCTCGGCACTGCTGACGGCGCAAAAAGACCGTCAAAAATACATTTTCTTTGATAACTTCGCCGTGGATTTTTCAAGCGGAGCGGTGGTCGCTTTTGCGTGGAAGAAAGAAAGCGAAGCTCTAGATCAGTTTTATTCCCGCCAGTTGAAGGTGGACCGTCCAAGGACGTTTTCGCACCTGCATGTGGAAGGTAAAGGCGAAACCGCGGCCTTTATGAAGTTCCTGCGCGGTCGCTCACTTCCGGTGCGGGTTCAAGGTGGCAGTCATGACATGGGGGCGATTGCGAGTGTCCTGAATCTGCACCATCAGGACGATGCGGGCTTTGTTCCGGAAAAAGTCTTCACGCTAAACGAAAAAGAATCCGTCAGCAAAAGGGGCTTCAGCACTCCGGTTGTGTTGATCATGCGCACTTTGCAAGAGGGCCTGGGCTTTTTGCTGCAAACGGAGGTTAAAACTCTGGCCTCCAGCAGTTTTAAAAAGCGCGAATGGGATTTGAAGATCCTAAAGCATCTGGGCGTCTTGCAGTATCTGACTTTGGAAGCCCTGACTTATCACTTTGAAGGTCAACTGACTGACGGAACGACTTGTGATCCGGCGAATATCTTCCCGGCGTTGCACACCCGGGTCCACAGCCTTTTAGTGACTGGTGACGGAACTAGTCTTACCAAGACTCAGCCGTTGGATGAACTGTGTTCTAAAGGCGTTTTAGGTATCTTTGCCGACTATGTCGCCAAGGTCCTGAAATCGGTGGGTGAGCGTGAAGCCATTTACAGTTCCAAGGGTGAATACCTGTTCTCGGGATCTGTTGAACGGGAGTTCCGCGTTCTTTATGAAATTCTAAAATACATGGCTCTTTCCACTCAAGGCAGTGCCTTTAAGCGGGCCCGCACCGGTCTTCTGACCAAGACCTGGGATGGAAAGATCGAAGAAGATCCAATGTTGGAGCAAGGTCATTTCTTTATGCCGTCATGGGGCAAAGAAGACGTTACGCCGACGCAGTCTTTGGGGTTGTTGCAGCCCCTGGTAGATCATGGCATTCGCCTTTACGTGCGTGGTCAGTTGTTGCAAGAGCTGGGGCAGAACGAATTCGTTGTCGACTTCCAGATCGTCAGCAAACTTGATGAAGGCATGCTGAACTGGTTTGAATTGAATCCTCGTTTCTTCCTGCAAGGCAAAGAAATCGATGCCACCCAGTTAAAAAGCATGGGAAGCGGTGGCGTGGTTGAATACGACGGAAAGTTCTTCCTGGTGCCGCGCAAGGAAATCCCTTCACTGCGCCGTTTGGAAGGTTTCTGGCAAAAGCTTCAGGCGGGTAAAAAAGATTCGTCGAAAAAAGCCTGGACTGACAAGTACTATCAACTGCCAAAGCATCAAGCGCTTGAATTGCTGGCCTTGCGGGCGTCAGGTTATGCCTTCCGCGGGGATGATGAATGGAAGCGCATCTGTGCATTCTATGATGGTTTGGGATCACGCACGGATTTGGTGAAGCTGCCGGGTTCTGTGAAAGCGGAGCTAAAGACTTATCAGCACGAAGGCGTGCAGTGGTTGCTGGATCTCTTCACTCTGCGCATGGGCGCACTGCTGGCGGATGACATGGGTCTGGGGAAAACTCTGCAAGCGCTGTCCTTCCTGGATCTGCTTCGCACGCGCGAGCAACTGGGGCAGGTGTTGGTCGTCGTGCCTTCAAGTCTGGTGTACAACTGGGAAAGCGAAGTGGCAAAGTTCACTCCAGAGCTGCCATTTGAGATCTTTACCAGTAAAGACCATGATCGCATCGGCAAAAGGCTTGAGGCCAAAGAACCGTTGGTGGTGGTTACGACCTATGGTCTTTTGATGGAAAACGACGAGTTCCTAAGTCAGTACAACTGGAATGTGCTGATCTTTGACGAGGCCCAGAATTTGAAAAACATTACGGCGAAAAGAACCAGCTCGGCGCGTATGTTAAACGCCCGATTTAAAATGTGTCTGACCGGTACGCCGATGGAAAATCACTTTGGTGAGTTCTATTCGTTGTTGGATCTGGTGGTGCCGGGATGTCTTGGTAAGTACGATGATTTCCGCCGTCACTTCGTGAACACTGAAGTGGTGTTACTTGAAGACGTCGAGGATCTGAAGCTTAAAACCAAGCCTTTGATCATGCGCAGAACTAAAAAAGAAATCCTGGATCAACTTCCTGAAAAACAGGAAACCAAGGTCAGCATCGCCTTTGAAGACAAGCAAAAGCAGATCTATCGCGACATTGCGATTGCGTATAATCAGCGCATTCAAGACACCATCCGCGAGGCGGGGGAGGCTCAGTCCCAGTTGCAGATGTTAACCGCGCTTCTGCGCCTTCGTCAGGCTTGTTCTGATCCGGGGGCCTTGCCGGAAGTGAAGTACGAAAAGACTCCGCCGAAGCTTGAGGCCCTGATGGACTCTTTGCAAGAGATCATCGAGTCCGGTGAAAGTGCGCTGGTCTTTACTCAGTTCCTGCAGACTCTGGAGCGCACCGAAAAGCTTCTGAAAGCAGTCGGCATCCCGGTCTTTGTCCTGCACGGGGCGATTCCGACCAAACAACGTCAGAAGATCCTAAAGGACTTCAACGAAACCAAGGGCGGAGCCGTTCTGGTGATGACTCTGAAAACGGGCGGGGTGGGTTTGAATTTGACCAAGGCCAGCTATGTCTTCCACTTGGAGCCATGGTGGAATCCGTCAGTGGAAAATCAGGCCACAGACCGTGCGCACCGTTTGGGGCAGCGTAAGGCCGTTCAGGTCTTCCGCTATATCATGCATGAATCCCTGGAAGAAAAGATGGAGCTGTTGAAAGAGCGCAAAAACCGCAAGTTCCAAAGCCTGTTCTCGGAAGCGGAAGCCAGCACGGACCTGACCGGCGCCGGTGGCGCCCTGACCAAAGAGGACTTCGACTTCTTGTTGGGTCTTAAGTAA
- a CDS encoding NAD-dependent epimerase/dehydratase family protein, whose protein sequence is MTHFWNGKRVFITCPTGFLGAWLVQTLLDSGSQVFGFGEPASTSPNLFDLKNLGQKISMTYGDLRDESALREALQFAQADVVLHLGESGLISDLGKRPLETFAKAALGTATLMELMRETASVRSLVVVSSDKVYARKSSGEDLAETDAVAPSAILPTAKLCAEMIALSYRQSFFAPEKYNKHKIAVATARMGSAIGGGDFTEHALVPQAVQAFVAGNSFDLKNPQSVRPWIHVQDQVAGLMCLAEALYERGPKLAPTYNFAAKDTSTVGEVAQALAVAWGENARVNLGEGSKSSLSVHANLDSKLAQSDLNWKVQRNLTDALKETIHWYKEFYSSRTSATL, encoded by the coding sequence GTGACTCATTTTTGGAACGGCAAAAGAGTTTTCATCACCTGCCCCACGGGTTTTCTGGGGGCGTGGTTGGTGCAAACGCTGCTGGATTCCGGGTCTCAGGTGTTTGGCTTTGGTGAGCCAGCCAGCACTTCTCCCAATCTTTTTGACCTGAAAAATCTTGGACAGAAAATCTCGATGACCTACGGGGACCTGCGGGATGAGTCCGCTTTGCGCGAAGCTTTGCAGTTTGCGCAAGCCGACGTGGTTCTGCATTTAGGTGAAAGCGGTCTGATTTCAGATCTTGGCAAAAGACCTTTGGAAACTTTTGCCAAAGCGGCATTAGGGACAGCCACCCTGATGGAGCTGATGCGGGAAACAGCGTCGGTTCGCTCGTTGGTGGTGGTCAGTTCAGATAAGGTCTATGCACGGAAAAGTTCCGGAGAGGATCTGGCTGAAACAGACGCCGTGGCCCCGTCCGCGATTTTGCCGACAGCCAAGTTGTGCGCCGAGATGATTGCGCTTTCTTATCGTCAGAGTTTTTTTGCTCCTGAAAAATACAACAAACATAAAATCGCCGTTGCCACAGCCCGCATGGGTTCTGCTATCGGCGGTGGGGATTTTACCGAGCACGCGTTGGTTCCGCAGGCCGTGCAGGCCTTCGTTGCGGGGAACAGTTTTGATTTAAAGAACCCGCAGTCCGTGCGTCCGTGGATTCATGTGCAGGATCAGGTGGCGGGGTTGATGTGTCTTGCCGAAGCCTTGTATGAGCGCGGGCCGAAGCTGGCGCCCACCTATAATTTTGCGGCGAAAGATACTAGCACAGTCGGCGAAGTTGCGCAAGCTTTGGCTGTGGCTTGGGGAGAAAATGCCCGGGTGAATTTGGGCGAGGGGTCGAAGTCCTCTTTGTCAGTTCATGCGAATTTGGATTCAAAGCTCGCTCAGAGCGATCTGAACTGGAAAGTTCAAAGAAATCTCACAGATGCTCTGAAAGAAACAATTCACTGGTATAAAGAATTTTATTCTTCAAGGACTTCTGCTACCTTGTAG
- a CDS encoding BrnA antitoxin family protein, protein MKKNYDFSQAEKNPYAKKLKTRTTIRLDDDVIVYFQGLSGDTEIPYQTLINLYLRDCVSKKIKPDLSWGRKRR, encoded by the coding sequence ATGAAAAAGAACTATGATTTTTCCCAAGCCGAAAAGAATCCTTACGCTAAAAAGCTCAAAACACGTACGACAATTCGTCTTGATGATGATGTTATTGTCTATTTCCAGGGCTTGTCCGGAGACACTGAGATACCATATCAGACTTTGATAAATCTCTATCTTAGAGATTGCGTTTCAAAAAAAATCAAACCAGACCTTTCGTGGGGTCGAAAGCGACGTTAG
- a CDS encoding BrnT family toxin codes for MSIEFVWSQKKADSNKKKHGVSFDEASSVFHDERALLIRDDIHSVGEERFVLLGRSLKGAVLIVVHLYWEDQNMIRIISARRATKTEANQYFAR; via the coding sequence ATGAGTATAGAGTTTGTCTGGAGCCAAAAGAAAGCCGACTCCAATAAGAAAAAGCACGGAGTTTCCTTTGATGAGGCATCAAGCGTTTTTCATGATGAAAGAGCTTTGTTAATCAGAGACGATATTCATTCCGTCGGAGAAGAGCGATTTGTTCTTTTGGGGCGAAGTTTAAAAGGTGCAGTCCTGATCGTGGTTCATCTTTATTGGGAAGATCAGAATATGATCCGGATCATATCAGCTAGACGGGCTACTAAAACAGAAGCCAATCAGTATTTTGCAAGGTGA
- the pstB gene encoding phosphate ABC transporter ATP-binding protein PstB — MQLNLRAEVKNLVFSYGDKKVLNGITLPIYENRVTALIGPSGCGKTTLLRCFNRMHDLYANAQYQGEILLYPNQSNILGKEIDPMEVRMRIGMVFQKPNPFPKSIYDNVAYGLTVRGVKKKSFIEEQVEKSLQQASLWNEVKDRLHSSATALSGGQQQRLCIARALATEPEILLLDEPTSALDPISTRHIEELIQELRKDVTIAIVTHSLHQAARVSDFTAFMYLGDLIEFGASDQIFTNPKDQRTENYITGRFG; from the coding sequence ATGCAGTTGAATTTGCGCGCTGAAGTTAAAAATCTGGTTTTTTCTTACGGTGATAAAAAGGTTCTGAACGGCATCACGCTGCCGATCTATGAAAATCGTGTCACCGCTTTGATCGGTCCATCCGGTTGCGGTAAGACCACGCTTTTGCGTTGTTTCAACCGCATGCATGACCTTTACGCCAATGCCCAGTACCAGGGCGAAATTCTGCTTTATCCAAATCAAAGCAACATTCTGGGTAAAGAAATCGACCCGATGGAAGTGCGCATGCGTATCGGGATGGTTTTCCAAAAACCGAATCCCTTCCCAAAAAGCATCTATGACAACGTCGCGTACGGTCTGACGGTGCGCGGGGTGAAAAAGAAAAGCTTCATCGAAGAACAAGTTGAAAAGTCCCTGCAGCAAGCCAGCCTGTGGAATGAAGTCAAAGACCGTTTGCATTCTTCAGCAACCGCACTTTCCGGCGGGCAGCAGCAGCGTCTGTGCATCGCGCGTGCTTTGGCGACGGAACCAGAAATCCTGCTGCTCGATGAACCCACTTCTGCATTGGATCCGATCTCCACTCGTCACATCGAAGAACTGATTCAGGAACTTCGTAAAGACGTCACCATCGCGATCGTCACGCACAGCCTGCACCAGGCAGCCCGCGTGTCTGACTTCACGGCGTTCATGTATCTGGGCGACCTGATCGAATTCGGCGCCAGCGATCAAATCTTCACCAACCCCAAAGATCAGCGCACCGAAAACTACATCACAGGCCGCTTCGGGTAA
- the pstA gene encoding phosphate ABC transporter permease PstA, with translation MDSRQELLANIKRRQMWDFAFAMMGLLSLLFALVTLLALIVDLGMTGIPRINAEFFVNFPSRFAEKAGILSAWVGSFLIMVTTAFCAIPLGVAAGVYLEEYSKKNWVSQIIELNIINLAGIPSITYGLMALGLFVYKLKLGQSILTAGLTLGLLVLPIIIVTTREAIRAIPNTIREASYAMGASKWQTIRYHILPYSSGGILTGVIISLSRAIGETAPLITIGALTFIAFLPTPPIDGQFPYLNFNWLMDPFTVMPIQMFNWLSRPQPEFHVNAAATGVVLLVMTLIMNGGAIYLRSRFRKKMKW, from the coding sequence ATGGATTCACGTCAGGAACTTTTGGCGAATATCAAGCGCCGTCAGATGTGGGATTTTGCTTTTGCCATGATGGGGCTGTTATCACTGCTTTTTGCGCTGGTGACTTTGCTGGCTTTGATTGTGGATCTGGGTATGACCGGGATCCCGCGCATCAATGCTGAATTTTTTGTGAACTTCCCGTCGCGCTTTGCTGAAAAAGCGGGGATTTTGTCGGCGTGGGTGGGGTCTTTCCTGATCATGGTGACCACCGCATTTTGTGCGATTCCTTTAGGGGTGGCCGCCGGGGTTTACCTTGAAGAATACTCCAAGAAAAACTGGGTGTCACAGATCATTGAATTGAACATCATTAATCTGGCGGGGATTCCATCAATCACTTACGGTTTGATGGCGCTGGGTCTTTTTGTTTACAAGCTGAAACTGGGTCAGAGCATTCTGACGGCCGGTCTGACTTTGGGTCTTTTGGTTTTACCCATCATCATCGTGACCACACGGGAAGCCATCCGTGCGATCCCAAACACAATCCGCGAAGCGAGCTACGCCATGGGGGCCAGCAAGTGGCAGACCATCCGCTATCATATTCTGCCTTATTCTTCCGGCGGCATCCTGACGGGCGTGATCATTTCACTTTCTCGCGCGATCGGTGAAACGGCTCCGCTGATCACGATCGGGGCGTTGACGTTTATTGCGTTTTTGCCGACTCCGCCGATTGACGGGCAGTTCCCTTACTTGAACTTTAACTGGCTCATGGATCCATTCACCGTGATGCCGATTCAGATGTTTAACTGGTTGTCACGACCTCAGCCGGAGTTCCACGTGAACGCGGCGGCCACCGGTGTGGTGTTGCTTGTGATGACTTTGATTATGAACGGTGGGGCGATTTACCTGCGCTCCCGTTTCCGTAAAAAGATGAAGTGGTAA
- the pstC gene encoding phosphate ABC transporter permease subunit PstC, with amino-acid sequence MRRLRERAIETVLFLAAASSVLVTIGIVGILVTESMPFFAHVSLKDFLTDTQWTPLFENARYGILPLLSGTLLSTVIALSVAIPLGTVAAAFLSEYVRPSAREILKPVLELLAAVPTVVYGYFALLFVTPLLQKIIPNLGGFNVLSAGIVIGVMIVPYVSSLSEDAMRSVPNHLREASFAVGASRMQTAFRVVIPAAFSGITSAYILGISRALGETMVVAIAAGMQPNLTINPTEPAATITAFIVQVSLGDLPHGSIGYQSIYVAGLSLLVLTLCFNIVGLWLRKKFQEKE; translated from the coding sequence ATGCGTCGTTTAAGGGAACGCGCCATTGAAACGGTTCTGTTTCTGGCAGCGGCTTCCTCAGTTCTGGTCACTATCGGCATTGTCGGTATTCTGGTGACGGAAAGCATGCCGTTCTTTGCGCATGTATCCTTGAAAGACTTTTTAACCGACACGCAGTGGACTCCGCTTTTTGAAAATGCCCGCTATGGTATTTTGCCTCTGCTCAGTGGAACTTTGCTTTCCACCGTTATTGCTTTGTCGGTAGCGATTCCACTGGGGACGGTTGCGGCAGCGTTCTTAAGTGAATACGTTCGTCCGTCGGCGCGCGAAATTTTAAAACCCGTCCTAGAGCTTCTCGCCGCTGTACCAACCGTCGTGTACGGCTATTTTGCTTTGTTATTTGTGACGCCTCTTTTGCAAAAAATCATTCCTAATCTTGGTGGCTTTAATGTCCTGAGTGCGGGGATTGTGATCGGGGTGATGATCGTTCCTTATGTGTCCAGTCTTAGTGAAGATGCCATGCGCTCAGTGCCTAATCACCTGCGCGAGGCGTCCTTTGCTGTGGGGGCGTCGCGCATGCAGACGGCCTTCCGCGTGGTGATTCCGGCGGCTTTCTCCGGGATTACCTCTGCTTACATCCTGGGTATTTCCCGTGCTTTGGGTGAAACCATGGTTGTGGCGATTGCGGCCGGCATGCAACCAAACCTGACCATCAATCCTACGGAACCCGCGGCGACCATCACGGCCTTTATCGTTCAGGTCAGCCTGGGTGATTTGCCTCACGGTTCGATCGGGTATCAGAGTATTTACGTGGCGGGGTTGAGTCTTTTGGTTCTGACCTTGTGTTTCAATATCGTGGGCCTGTGGCTGCGTAAAAAGTTCCAGGAGAAAGAGTAA
- a CDS encoding PstS family phosphate ABC transporter substrate-binding protein, with protein MLTNFVVSLSVVMGAAFAHAQAPVIKIDGSSTVFPITEAMAEEFQTSQRGKVRVTVGISGTGGGFKKFCRGETDVQNASRPIQASEIEACRKAGIKFLELPVAYDATAVVVNPKNTWLKSVTVADLKKMWEPSAQGKISTWADVNPAWPKEKLKLYGAGSDSGTFDYFTEAVVGKSKSSRGDYTASEDDNTLVTGVSNDLYALGYVPLAYYEENKGKLKVVAIIGGDKAPKKNEAVLPGRETVENGSYFPLSRPIFIYVSEKSMAKAEVKDFVNFYISKSFEIVPQVKYVPLPAKAYDLVKEHIKKNKLGTVFGGHSEVGLKIEELMKREGSL; from the coding sequence ATGTTGACCAACTTTGTAGTGTCTTTGTCCGTTGTTATGGGCGCGGCTTTTGCGCACGCTCAGGCTCCAGTTATCAAGATTGATGGTTCTTCCACTGTGTTCCCGATCACTGAGGCGATGGCAGAAGAATTCCAGACATCCCAGCGTGGCAAAGTTCGTGTGACCGTGGGTATCTCCGGAACAGGTGGCGGCTTCAAAAAATTCTGCCGTGGTGAAACGGACGTTCAAAATGCCTCCCGTCCTATTCAGGCCTCTGAAATCGAAGCTTGCCGTAAAGCGGGGATCAAGTTCCTAGAGCTTCCAGTTGCTTATGACGCTACTGCTGTGGTGGTAAATCCTAAAAACACATGGTTGAAGTCCGTCACTGTGGCAGACCTTAAGAAAATGTGGGAACCAAGCGCTCAAGGTAAAATCAGCACCTGGGCTGACGTCAATCCAGCTTGGCCAAAAGAAAAGCTGAAACTTTATGGTGCAGGTTCTGACTCTGGTACCTTTGACTACTTCACTGAAGCGGTTGTGGGTAAGTCCAAGTCTTCCCGTGGTGATTATACGGCTTCTGAAGATGACAACACACTGGTGACGGGTGTTTCCAACGATCTTTACGCTTTGGGTTATGTGCCATTGGCGTACTATGAAGAAAACAAAGGTAAGCTGAAAGTCGTAGCTATCATTGGCGGCGACAAAGCCCCTAAGAAAAACGAAGCGGTGCTTCCAGGTCGTGAAACCGTTGAGAACGGTTCTTACTTCCCTCTGTCTCGTCCGATCTTTATCTATGTCAGCGAAAAATCCATGGCGAAAGCGGAAGTAAAAGATTTCGTGAACTTCTATATCAGCAAGTCTTTCGAAATCGTTCCACAGGTGAAGTACGTTCCACTTCCAGCCAAAGCTTATGACCTGGTTAAAGAACACATCAAAAAGAACAAGCTTGGCACCGTGTTTGGCGGCCACTCTGAAGTGGGTTTGAAAATTGAAGAGTTGATGAAACGTGAAGGTTCGTTGTAG